The genomic interval AACCGCGAGAACGCGACGAGATTGATGTTCGCGGCGTTGAGCAACAGCTCGACGCTCATCAGGAACAACAGCGCGTTCTTCCGCGTCAGGATGCCGAACACGCCGATGCAGAACACGGCGGCCGACAGCAGGAGGTAGTACTCGATGGGTACCATCAGTCGTTCACCTCCTCGGCGTCGCGGTCGGTTCCGGCGGGCGTGCCCCCGTCGGTCGCGACTCGCTCCTCGGTCGCGTCTTCGTCGGCCGCGTCCGAGCGCAGCGCCGTCGTGATGACGCCGTCCTCGTCGCGTCGTGCCAGCAACACCGCGCCGTCGAGCGCGGCGTCGAGCACCACCGCGATGACGAGGAACGCGACGAGGAAGCCCTCGCTCGGGATGGCGTCGGGGTGCTGGATGTTGAACATCGCGTAGCCGATGCTTGCCGTGACGCCCGCGTCGCCCGCGAACTCCGCCGCGGGGTCGCCGAACGACGCGCGGACGAACACGACCGCCAGCACTGCGAACAGCGCGACGGCGGCCAGTCCCGGCAGCAAGCTACCTCTGTCTCGGTTGGTCATGCTTCGGTCACCTCCTCTTCAGTCTGTGCCTGGCGCGTCAACATCACCGCGAACGTGATGAGGATGAGAACCCCGCCGACGTAGACGAGGATCTGCATCGCTGCGAGGAACTCCGCCTGCAGCATCACGTAGTGGACGGCGACGGAGAGCAGCGCGACACCCAACAGCAACGCGGAGTGCCACACGTCCCGCACCAGGACGACGCCCAGACTGCTCGCTATCGTGACGAGAGCGAACAGGCCGAACGCGAGCGTCTCGTATACCATTTCAGTCACCTTGGATTTCTCAGAATCGCCCTTTTAAGGTTTCGAGATGGGCGTCTCGTTATTGGTAGTCTACCTCGCCTTCTCCCTCGCCGATCCACGCACCCCGGTCGGGTTCGCGGGATTCGAGGGGGTCGATGTCCTTGTACCAGGGGACGTTCTTCAACTGCTCTTTGTTGTACACCAGATCGTCCTTGGTGTCGCCCGTGAACTCGAAGTTCTGGGTGAGCAGGATGGCGTCCACCGGGCAGACCTCCTCGCACAGCCGACAGTAGACGCACTGGCCGATGTGGAGGTTGTACTGCTCGCCGTTGCGCTGGTCGTCCTGAACGATCTGGATGGTGTCGTTCGGACAGACGTTCTCGCACTGGCGACACCAGATGCAGCGCTCCTGGCTGAACTTGTGGACGCCGCGGAACCGCGGGCTCACTTCGGGTGCCACGTCGGGGTACTCGACCGTGAACGTGGACCCGTCCAGTGCGTGCTTCAGCGTGGTTGCCATTGACTTGAGGACTCCGATCATTAGAGCATCACCCCGACGATGATGGCCGTGAGGATGAGATTGGCGAACGAAAGGACGAGCATGCCCTTCCAGCCGATCTCGATCAGCTGGTCGATCCGGACGCGCGGCACGGCCGACCGCGCCCACTGGGTGAACAGGAAGACCGCCCAGATCTTGATGATGAACCAGACGAACCCTGGCAGTACCGGACCGGCCGGTCCGCCGAGGAACACGGTGGCGACGATGGCACCGCCGAGGAAGATGTGGATGAACTCGCCCATGTAGAACAGGACGAAGTAGATGCTGGAGTACTCGGTCATGTACCCGGCGACGATCTCGGTCGGTGCTTCGGGGATGTCGAACGGGTTCCGCCCGACCTCCGCGAGGTTCGCGACCATGAACAGCACGAACGCGAACGGGTTCACGAAGGCGTACCACGACGGAATCGTTAGGCCGCCGAGGCTCACCAGCGGTTCGGCCTGCTGGGCGACGATTTCGCTCATCTGGAGCGTGCCCGCGAAGATGACGACCGACGCCGCGGTCACGATGAGCGGAATCTCGTACGCGATGTTCTGCGCGATGGCGCGCAGACCGCCCATCAGCGAGTACTTGTTGCTCGAGGCGTACCCGGCCATCGCGAGCGCGAGGGTGGCGATGGAGGCCACCGCGAACACGAACGCGAGTCCGGTCTCGGGGTCGGCGATCTGGAGGTTGATTCCGAAGATCGACCCCATCGGGATGACCGCGAACCCGAGCAGCGCCGAGAGCGCGAGGATGATCGGCGCGAGGTCGTACGCCGGACGGTCGACCCCGTCCGGGATGATGAGCTCCTTCGCCATGAGCTGGACCGCCGAGGCGGGGATGATGAGCAGGCCCGCCGGTCCCACGCGGTTGACGGCGATGCGGTCGGTGAACGCCGCGGTTATCTTGCGTTTGGCCCACGGACCGGCGACGCCAGCCTGCGCGAGCATGATGTTCGCGACGACGAACGCCGCGAGGAAGCCCGCGATGGCCTCCTGCCAGATGGCCATCTCGGAGCCGAACAGCAGGCGGCCGATGGTCTCGGGGAGCAGGGGGTCGGATTGGCCCTGCAGGGGGACGAACGTCATCGGTCCACCTCCCCGAGAATCACGTCGAGGCTACCCAACGTCGCCACGAGGTCGGGCACGTACTCGCCCTTGCTCATCGCATTCAGCGCCGAGAGGTTACAGAAGCACGGGCTCCGAATCTTGAACCGGCCGGGCTTGTCGGTGCCGTCCGACCGGATGTAGATGCCGAGTTCGCCCTTCGCGCCCTCGACGGCCCGATAGACCTCGGTGTCGGGGTCGGGCTTGAGGGTCCGGGGGACGTTGGCCTGAATCGTCTGCTCCTCTTCGGGCCACTCTTCGAGCAGGTCGACACACTGGCTGATGATCTTGGCCGACTCCTCGACCTCCTGCATCCGGACGAGGAATCGCGCGTAGTTGTCACAGCCGTCCTCGGTCACGACGTTCCAGTCGAGTTCGTCGTAGTAGCCGTAGGGGTCGTCCCTGCGCAGGTCGTAGTCGACGCCCGACCCGCGGGCGACCGGACCAGTACAGCCGAACTGCTTGGCGTCCTCGGGGTCGAGGATGCCGGTCCCGATGGTCCGGGTCTGGAATATCTCGTTGCCCGTGATGAGGTCGTGGTACTCTTCGAGGGTCTCGGGCAGGTCGTCGATGAAGTCCCGAATCTTCCCGAAGAACTCCTCGCGGGGTTCCGGGATGTCCCAGACGACCCCGCCGAGTCGGAAGTAGTTGAACATCATCCGCTGGCCCGTGAGGTCTTCGAGGATGTTCTGGACCTTCTCGCGGTCGCGCATCGCGTACATGAAGATGGCGGTGAAGTCGCCGTAGATGTCGAGCGCGAACGTCCCGACCGCCAGCATGTGGGCCGCGATGCGACACAGCTCGGCGCTCATCGTCCGGAGGACCTGCGCGTACTCGGGGACCTCGATGTCGTTGAGGTCCTCCGCCACGCGCGCGTACGCCCACTCGTTGAGCAGTCCCGCCGACGCGTAGTCCCACCGGTCGGGGTACGGCATGATCTGGTGGCGGTAGGTGCCCTGCTCGCACATCTGCTCCTCACAGCGGTGGAGGTAACCGATGTCGGGTTCGACGTCGGCGACCTGCTCGCCGTCGAGGACGGTCTTGAGGTGGAGCACGCCGTGGGTCGCTGGGTGGTGGGGACCGATGTTGATGAACATCGTGTCCGATTCGGCGTCCGACCGCCGGTCGTCCTGCAGGGGGTTCTTGTGCTCCTCGAACGAGACGATCTGGGGCTTGTCCTGGTCGTAGTCCGAGCTCAGGGGGTGGCCCTGCCACGTCTCGGGCAGGAGGATGCGCCGCAGGTCCGGGTGGCCGTCGTACTCGACGCCCACGAGGTCGTAGGCCTCCCGCTCGTGCCAGTTGGCCGTCTTGTACACCGACGCGGCCGACTCGCTCACCGGGTTCTCCGGGTCGGTGGGGACGACCACGCTGACCTCCTGAGTCCGGTCGGCGTACTTCGTCAGGTGGTAGATGGTCTCGTAGCGGTCCTCGTAGTCCTGCGCGGTGACCATCGAGAGGTGGTCGAACCCGGCCTCCTCGCGGAGGAGTTCGAGCGACTCCGCCACGTCGTCGGGCCGGACCACGAAGCCCTCGGCGTTGAGGTGGCTCTCGCGGCGAATCACGCGGTCGCCGAGCAGGGCGTCGAGCGCGTCGTAATCGACGCCCTCGGTGTCGGGAGTACGTACTTCCTGCGAACTCATGGCGAGTCAGCCCAGTTGTAGCGCATGACGAGGTCCTCCTCGTCGATCTCCTTCGCGAGCTTCTCGACCAGCTCGTCCTGTTCGAGGTCGCCGAACTGCTCCAGTTCGTACGGCTTGACGGTCACGGGACTGCTCTCGCCGTTGGCGATCCGCTCCTGGAGCTTGACGACGCCGTAGATGAGGGCCTCGGGGCGGGGCGGGCAACCGGGGACGTGGATGTCCACCGGGATGACCTCCTCGGCACCCTTGATGACGTTGTAGCCCTCCTGGAACGGGCCGCCGGAGATGGCACACGACCCCATGTTCACGACGAACTTGGGCTCGGGCATCTGGTCGTACACCCGCTTCATCCGCGGGGCGAACTTCGTGACGATGGTGCCGGGCACGATCATCACGTCGGCCTGCCGGGGGGAGGCCCGCGGCACGCCCGACCCGAAGCGGTCGAGGTCGTGTTTGACCGCGTAGGTGTGCATCATCTCGATGCTACAGCACGCGATACCGAACTGTAGCATGAACATCGACGACCCCCGCACCCAGTTCATGAACTTGTCGAACTTCGTGAGGATGAACGGCGAGGAGCCGAACGCCTCCCGTAGCTTCGAGTTGAACCGGTTGTCGACGCCCGGGCCCATCCGGGCCTCTCGGGTCTTGCTCTGGGGTTCTGTACTCCCGCTGATCGCGTCTCGTGGTTCGTTGCTCATTGTCTATCGACGCTCCGTTGGGATTCGGTCGGGTTCTTGACCCACTCGACGGCACCCTGTCGCCACGCCCAACCGAGACCGACGACGAGGATGCCGATGAACGCCAGCATCGGATACAGTGCGCCTGCGAGTCCGACGCCTTCCATCGAGACCGCCTCCCGGTAGATGACCGTCCAGGGGAAGATGAGGACCGTCTCGATGTCGAACACGACGAACAGTAGCGCGACCATGTAGTACTGGATGTTAAAGCGGATGCGCGTCCCGCCCGTCGGAACCTCACCGCTCTCGTACACGGTGGTTTTCCCTTTTTCGGGCACGCTCGGCCGGAGCAGGCTGGATACCGTCATCATCCCGAGCGGTATCAACAGCCCCACCAGCGCCAGCGCGCCAATAGCTATCCACGGATTCATTCTCCTACCACGCGGAGGTTATGACCGCACCCCTATAAGCGTTGATTCTTGTGATTCGCATGGATTCGGCCGCCTCACGCGCCTTTCGAGGGGTTGACGGTTACTGTCGAGAAACGGGAGGTTTCGAGGAGGAAGTGGCGGGACGCGAGCGGTCAGCCCCGCCGTCCCGCGAATCTCGATGCGGGATAACCGATAGTATGCCGACTCACCCCGATTCGGGGTCGTCCGCCGAGCGGACCCGTCCGATTAAGGTCGTCGTTACTCGCCGCCCTCGCGGAACCCGGGGGTCCCCTTCTCGTGGAGTCGCCGGGACACATCTTCATTAGTCACCCCGATCTTGGTCATTTACGCGACAAGAAATATTATCGAGGTTTTGAATTGGCGCCGAGGAAAACCGAACAGCCTCCGCTTCGGTTGGCATGCAAAGTGCGTACAAACTTTCTGAATCAATCCGCGAGAGGGCTATTTAATAACTGAGTTTTCATTATTTATGCTAAATAAATTAATAACACTTATTTTTACTATTCACAGATTCGTGATTGCAATGGTGAAATCAAACCGTAGAAAGCTACTAAAGGCAGTAAGTACGGGAGTAGCGGCCAGTTCGGGGTTCGGACTCGGATCGACCAGTGTTGCCGGTTCTGAGGGCGATGGACCAGACCTTACGGAACTCGACGGTGAGCGGAAGAACCAACTCAGAGCGAAGGCAGTGAAGTCCCCCGAATTCAAGACGCTGAAACGTTATGTGAAGAAAACCTACGATGTTCGGCCGAGCATCTCGGATGCCAGCGCGTATAAGGTAGAAAACGGGAATGAGACACGGTACGGCGTTGAGATACCGCTTCCCGGTATCAAAGACTCCATTCACTCCGCGATAGCCGTGTTCGTTCGCGAGGGTGCAGTGATAGGAGCGTCTGGGAGTACGGCGAAAGTTGATGGCGAACAAGTAGTCCGATATACGCGGT from Halorussus salilacus carries:
- the nuoK gene encoding NADH-quinone oxidoreductase subunit NuoK, translated to MVPIEYYLLLSAAVFCIGVFGILTRKNALLFLMSVELLLNAANINLVAFSRFHGNLTGQTFSLFTLALAAAEVAIGIGIILVLYRNFADVDVTKATTMRW
- a CDS encoding NADH-quinone oxidoreductase subunit J, with amino-acid sequence MTNRDRGSLLPGLAAVALFAVLAVVFVRASFGDPAAEFAGDAGVTASIGYAMFNIQHPDAIPSEGFLVAFLVIAVVLDAALDGAVLLARRDEDGVITTALRSDAADEDATEERVATDGGTPAGTDRDAEEVND
- a CDS encoding NADH-quinone oxidoreductase subunit J, with product MVYETLAFGLFALVTIASSLGVVLVRDVWHSALLLGVALLSVAVHYVMLQAEFLAAMQILVYVGGVLILITFAVMLTRQAQTEEEVTEA
- a CDS encoding NuoI/complex I 23 kDa subunit family protein; the encoded protein is MIGVLKSMATTLKHALDGSTFTVEYPDVAPEVSPRFRGVHKFSQERCIWCRQCENVCPNDTIQIVQDDQRNGEQYNLHIGQCVYCRLCEEVCPVDAILLTQNFEFTGDTKDDLVYNKEQLKNVPWYKDIDPLESREPDRGAWIGEGEGEVDYQ
- a CDS encoding complex I subunit 1/NuoH family protein; protein product: MTFVPLQGQSDPLLPETIGRLLFGSEMAIWQEAIAGFLAAFVVANIMLAQAGVAGPWAKRKITAAFTDRIAVNRVGPAGLLIIPASAVQLMAKELIIPDGVDRPAYDLAPIILALSALLGFAVIPMGSIFGINLQIADPETGLAFVFAVASIATLALAMAGYASSNKYSLMGGLRAIAQNIAYEIPLIVTAASVVIFAGTLQMSEIVAQQAEPLVSLGGLTIPSWYAFVNPFAFVLFMVANLAEVGRNPFDIPEAPTEIVAGYMTEYSSIYFVLFYMGEFIHIFLGGAIVATVFLGGPAGPVLPGFVWFIIKIWAVFLFTQWARSAVPRVRIDQLIEIGWKGMLVLSFANLILTAIIVGVML
- a CDS encoding NADH-quinone oxidoreductase subunit C, which codes for MSSQEVRTPDTEGVDYDALDALLGDRVIRRESHLNAEGFVVRPDDVAESLELLREEAGFDHLSMVTAQDYEDRYETIYHLTKYADRTQEVSVVVPTDPENPVSESAASVYKTANWHEREAYDLVGVEYDGHPDLRRILLPETWQGHPLSSDYDQDKPQIVSFEEHKNPLQDDRRSDAESDTMFINIGPHHPATHGVLHLKTVLDGEQVADVEPDIGYLHRCEEQMCEQGTYRHQIMPYPDRWDYASAGLLNEWAYARVAEDLNDIEVPEYAQVLRTMSAELCRIAAHMLAVGTFALDIYGDFTAIFMYAMRDREKVQNILEDLTGQRMMFNYFRLGGVVWDIPEPREEFFGKIRDFIDDLPETLEEYHDLITGNEIFQTRTIGTGILDPEDAKQFGCTGPVARGSGVDYDLRRDDPYGYYDELDWNVVTEDGCDNYARFLVRMQEVEESAKIISQCVDLLEEWPEEEQTIQANVPRTLKPDPDTEVYRAVEGAKGELGIYIRSDGTDKPGRFKIRSPCFCNLSALNAMSKGEYVPDLVATLGSLDVILGEVDR
- a CDS encoding NADH-quinone oxidoreductase subunit B codes for the protein MSNEPRDAISGSTEPQSKTREARMGPGVDNRFNSKLREAFGSSPFILTKFDKFMNWVRGSSMFMLQFGIACCSIEMMHTYAVKHDLDRFGSGVPRASPRQADVMIVPGTIVTKFAPRMKRVYDQMPEPKFVVNMGSCAISGGPFQEGYNVIKGAEEVIPVDIHVPGCPPRPEALIYGVVKLQERIANGESSPVTVKPYELEQFGDLEQDELVEKLAKEIDEEDLVMRYNWADSP
- a CDS encoding NADH-quinone oxidoreductase subunit A; amino-acid sequence: MNPWIAIGALALVGLLIPLGMMTVSSLLRPSVPEKGKTTVYESGEVPTGGTRIRFNIQYYMVALLFVVFDIETVLIFPWTVIYREAVSMEGVGLAGALYPMLAFIGILVVGLGWAWRQGAVEWVKNPTESQRSVDRQ